Proteins from a single region of Hordeum vulgare subsp. vulgare chromosome 6H, MorexV3_pseudomolecules_assembly, whole genome shotgun sequence:
- the LOC123402813 gene encoding uncharacterized protein LOC123402813, which produces MSTAAASRPSGPVLLSPIPNYQRASLPRVKLSAGGSTVKSVSVSSPPSSPTAAPKIRRSSCMCSPTNHPGSFRCSLHKERKQEAPAAGSCSKPSSPPSPPSRRTASPFAQLVSGGSGCSMRPDSGLARRVPMGSGYWARRALAPSPAVQQLQHRKRVDLQRAGQKPRPSRLSAASRMAGRSSQ; this is translated from the coding sequence atgtcgacggcggcagcatctCGGCCCAGCGGCCCCGTCCTTTTGAGTCCCATTCCCAACTACCAACGCGCATCTCTCCCCCGTGTCAAGCTCTCCGCCGGCGGCTCGACGGTCAAGTCCGTCAGCGTCTCGTCTCCCCCCTCCTCGCCCACCGCTGCCCCCAAGATCCGTCGTTCCTCCTGCATGTGCTCCCCGACGAACCACCCGGGCTCCTTCCGCTGCAGCCTCCACAAGGAGCGCAAGCAGGAGGCCCCGGCCGCCGGCAGCTGCAGCAAGCCATCCTCCCCGCCTTCGCCGCCGTCGAGGCGCACGGCCAGCCCGTTCGCGCAGCTCGTCTCCGGAGGCAGCGGCTGCTCTATGCGCCCGGACAGCGGGCTGGCGCGGCGCGTCCCCATGGGGAGCGGGTACTGGGCGCGCAGGGCGCTGGCGCCGTCCCCCGCAGTGCAGCAGCTGCAGCACCGGAAGCGCGTGGACCTGCAACGCGCCGGGCAAAAGCCCAGGCCCAGCCGGCTCTCGGCAGCCTCCCGCATGGCCGGCCGCAGCAGCCAGTAA